A window of Bradyrhizobium sp. AZCC 1719 genomic DNA:
TGCCCCGATCACCCCTGCACCGCCACCAGCATGTCGCAGGACGTCTTCATCGCCGCCGCGCGCAAGGCCGGCGCGCGACTCGTGGTCTATGGCGGCATCCGCAAGATGAGCACGCTGGTGCAATGGGGCGAAATCCAGTTGCTCGATCTCGAAGCCGAGAAACTGTTGATGCGGCGAACCGTGACGTTCCGCGGTGACAACGATGCCGCCTATCGCCATGCCGCCGATTTCGTCAGCAATGCGCTGACGGAAACCATGCCGAAGCAGTGAGGTCCCACCGACGATCGGGAGATTGGCGGATTACGCTGTCGCCAATCCGCACCTCACGCCTTCGTCAGTGAGGCAACAGCTTCGATCTCGATCAGCATCTTCGGGTCGGGCAGCGCCTGCACCACGCAGGTGGTGCGGGCGGGGTAGGGCGCTGGCCCGAACGCTGACGCATACAGCACGTTCATCGTGGCGACGTCGGATGCGCGCGTCAGCAGCACGTTGACCTTGACCAGATCGCGAAACGTAGCACCCGCCTCGTCGAGCACGCGCTTGATATTAGCGACGACGAAACCGAATTGCGCCTCGAAACCATCGGCCAGCGCGCCCTTGTCGTCAAAACCCGGAATGCCCGAGATGAACAGCAAATCGCCGACACGTGTTGCGAACGATAGCGGCGGGGCCTTGACGCCGGCGGGCGGCGCAAAATGCTGGATCGGGGGCATGGGACACCTCGTGGAGGGTTCGGTGCCTTGAAGCCTAACGCGCCGCTGCCTCGCTGGAAAGGCAGCGGCGCACGCGCTTCACGACCCGCCGATAGGTTTGAAGGTCCCGCCCGTCAGGGAAATTCGCCCGATACGAAATAGCGGGTTACGGTTGCTGTGACAGTAATGCAGTTCACAGGGCCGCAATTTTTTGTTCGTGCAATCGTGATGAAATTGTGTCGGGCGTACGGCGCGGGTCGGCACTGAGTGCGTCGCGCAGGGCCTGAATATGCTTTGCCCCTTGCGCCGATTGGATACAATCCGATAGTTGCGACTCAACCTGCGCCGCAACGCCCGCCTGACACTTTTCCGATTTGCAAGCCCTCCGGAGATACGATCCATGAACATGCCATCCGCCGTTCGCGCCACCGTGCTCGCGTTTGCGGCCTTCGCCAGCGTCACGCTGTCCTCCGCCGCGCATGCCGACGAAGGTTTCGTGCAACTCACGATCTACAAGGCGGGATGGATCATCGGCGGCTCCGGCGGCAGCGGTGTTCTGAATTTTCACGGGCGACGCTATCCGCTGTCAACCGGCGGGCTCGACTACGGCCTGGTGTTCGGCGGATCGAAGACGGTGCTGCGGGGGCGCGTCAGCAACATCTGGCGCCCCTCCGATGTCGCGGGCGTCTACGGCGCAGCCGGCGCGGGCCTGGCGGTCGGCCGCGGCGCGCGCGCGATCGTGCTCACCAACCAGAAGGGCGCGGTGCTGGAATTGACCGGGCACCAGGTCGGCTTGATGGCGAACGCCGATCTCAGCGGGTTGGCGATCACGATGCGGTAGGACTTGTAGGGTGGGCAAAGCGCAGCGTGCCCACCATTTTGATCAGCGTAACGGATGGTGGGCACGTCGCTTCGCGCCTTTGCCCACCCTACGGCAGAGACGCGGAGCCCTGCGATGAACCGCGATCAGCTTATCACCGCCTACACGGCACCTAGCCGCCATTA
This region includes:
- a CDS encoding RidA family protein — its product is MPPIQHFAPPAGVKAPPLSFATRVGDLLFISGIPGFDDKGALADGFEAQFGFVVANIKRVLDEAGATFRDLVKVNVLLTRASDVATMNVLYASAFGPAPYPARTTCVVQALPDPKMLIEIEAVASLTKA